The following proteins are co-located in the Gossypium hirsutum isolate 1008001.06 chromosome A02, Gossypium_hirsutum_v2.1, whole genome shotgun sequence genome:
- the LOC107938652 gene encoding E3 ubiquitin-protein ligase RNF12-A, producing the protein MAEELNSFSQMYLDMNMEVPQLKPFSSSSSSSSAVFEIEVKATFIIVDELFEEAGRILSQVTHEFPFDDLINDGNGAVLDMLNSMRVPVQQSMVEEIATTAVRLAAAARDADGKVLRMEVEIEAVVNEVPDFGSDAMDIEDDDDNEGVAMEVVAESVRKTVVETAEKDCTICLEELAVGGEAARIPCSHVFHEACIVTWLKKKKCCPCCRFDFSNLKSEV; encoded by the coding sequence ATGGCAGAGGAACTCAACAGCTTCTCTCAAATGTATCTGGACATGAACATGGAAGTCCCACAACTCaaacctttttcttcttcttcttcttcttcttctgctgTGTTTGAAATCGAGGTTAAGGCCACGTTTATCATTGTCGATGAACTGTTTGAGGAAGCCGGGAGGATTCTTTCTCAAGTGACACACGAGTTTCCTTTCGACGACTTGATTAACGACGGCAACGGTGCCGTTTTAGACATGCTTAACTCTATGCGAGTCCCGGTTCAACAGTCCATGGTGGAAGAAATAGCAACCACAGCAGTTCGCTTGGCGGCGGCTGCTAGGGATGCAGATGGGAAGGTCTTGAGAATGGAAGTGGAGATTGAGGCTGTTGTAAATGAAGTGCCTGACTTTGGGAGTGATGCTATGGATATCGAAGATGATGATGACAATGAAGGGGTGGCTATGGAAGTGGTGGCGGAGAGTGTGAGGAAAACGGTGGTTGAAACGGCGGAAAAAGATTGTACGATTTGTTTGGAAGAATTGGCAGTGGGTGGCGAAGCGGCTCGCATTCCTTGCTCGCATGTTTTTCACGAAGCTTGCATTGTAACCTGGCTAAAGAAGAAGAAATGTTGCCCTTGTTGTCGTTTTGATTTCTCTAACTTGAAAAGTGAAGTTTag
- the LOC107938654 gene encoding dual specificity protein kinase shkD translates to METPQGEELLRKIQELEVGHAHLMREMSRLKQSGGESIHDSTSRGSHRTSPQRPLFLGDALAAAGSGSVRLPSQIESGSCGTSNGHGGRTRTGNSWTAAANLTNSQFLNILQSMGQSVYIYDLGGRVFYWNRAAEKLFGYSEAEALGQDIIKLVCQPKYFRIAVNIVHLVTAGESWAGLFPIKNRIGENISVVATVTPFYDENGSVVGITCVTCDSRPFQQTKFEFSAERQPEGNSSAFTRSKNAITVKLGLDPQQPLQAAIVSKISNLAFKVSNKVKSRIRTGENRVDPYDHKEDVTHSRVCTSKGDMRPPTHGVLYPFDNESTVMNSIDFGDENEGKPAIQKFTTFIALTGISLPWKGNSQEESEAKTTHSIRPCEGNDQENETFLLKGPYLGTKPEDHINKYGRPINNDASGSSSSSANVNSTSSTSSSGSTGGSPVNRVDMDTDCVDYEILWEELTIGEQIGRGSCGTVYHGLWYASDVAVKVFPNLEYSDDVIHSFRQEVSLLKRLRHPNVLLFMGAVTSPQRLCIVTEFLQRGSLFRLLQRNAAKLERKRRVHLALDIARGMNYLHHCNPTIVHRDLKSSNLLVDKNWTVKVGDFGLSRLKHATFLTTKTGKGTPQWMAPEVLRNEPSDEKSDIYSFGVILWELATGKIPWENLNSVQVIGTVGFMNQRLEIPKDLDPLWASIIESCWLSDPRSRPTFLELMDKLRELQRRCAIQLQQARNSAGDGSQKGS, encoded by the exons ATGGAAACGCCGCAAGGGGAGGAGCTCTTGAGGAAGATCCAAGAACTGGAAGTAGGGCATGCGCATCTCATGCGAGAAATGTCAAGGTTAAAACAATCCGGTGGTGAGTCAATTCACGACTCAACTAGTCGAGGATCCCACCGTACTTCCCCTCAACGGCCGTTATTTCTCGGGGACGCGTTGGCTGCTGCCGGTTCTGGTTCTGTTCGACTTCCGTCGCAAATAGAGAGCGGGAGCTGCGGCACCTCAAATGGCCACGGAGGAAGAACAAGAACCGGGAATTCATGGACAGCGGCCGCTAATTTGACTAACAGtcagtttttaaatattttacagtCTATGGGACAATCTGTTTATATATATGATCTTGGAGGCCGTGTATTCTATTG GAACCGAGCTGCTGAAAAACTTTTTGGTTATTCAGAAGCAGAAGCTTTAGGACAAGATATTATTAAGCTTGTTTGTCAACCTAAGTATTTCAGGATTGCAGTTAATATAGTTCATCTGGTTACTGCTGGGGAGAGTTGGGCTGGGTTGTTTCCTATTAAGAATAGAATAGGGGAGAATATTTCTGTAGTTGCAACTGTTACtcctttttatgatgaaaatggtTCTGTGGTGGGAATCACTTGTGTGACCTGTGATTCGCGGCCTTTTCAACAAACCAAGTTTGAATTTTCAGCTGAAAGGCAACCGGAAGGAAATTCTTCAGCTTTTACCCGGTCTAAAAACGCCATCACGGTTAAACTTGGTCTTGATCCTCAGCAGCCTCTGCAAGCTGCAATTGtatcaaaaatatcaaatttg GCGTTCAAGGTGAGCAACAAAGTGAAATCCAGAATTAGGACAGGCGAGAATCGTGTTGATCCTTATGATCATAAAGAAGACGTAACTCACAGTAGAGTCTGTACATCTAAGGGAGATATGCGGCCACCCACCCATGGTGTACTTTATCCTTTTGATAACGAGTCCACTGTAATGAACTCTATAGATTTTGGTGATGAGAATGAAGGAAAACCTGCAATCCAAAAATTTACGACCTTTATAGCTCTGACAGGGATATCTTTGCCTTGGAAAGGGAACAGTCAAGAAGAATCAGAGGCCAAGACTACTCATTCCATAAGGCCTTGTGAGGGTAATGATCAAGAGAATGAAACATTTCTGCTAAAGGGCCCATATTTGGGTACAAAACCAGAAGACCATATTAATAAGTACGGTAGACCTATCAACAATGACGCATCAGGTTCTTCATCATCTTCTGCTAATGTTAACAGCACAAGCAGTACCAGCAGCTCGGGGAGTACTGGTGGTAGTCCTGTTAATAGAGTTGATATGGACACTGACTGTGTAGATTATGAAATCTTGTGGGAAGAGTTGACGATCGGAGAGCAAATTGGGCGAG GTTCTTGTGGAACGGTATATCATGGTCTGTGGTATGCATCA GATGTTGCTGTCAAGGTATTCCCGAACCTGGAATATTCAGATGATGTCATACATTCTTTTAGACAGGAG GTTTCTCTGTTGAAAAGACTGCGGCATCCAAATGTTCTGCTGTTTATGGGAGCTGTCACTTCACCTCAACGTCTCTGCATTGTTACTGAATTTCTTCAACG TGGGAGTTTGTTTCGATTGCTACAGAGGAATGCTGCAAAATTAGAGAGGAAACGGCGTGTTCATTTGGCTTTGGATATT GCACGAGGCATGAATTATCTTCACCATTGCAATCCGACTATCGTTCATCGTGATTTGAAGTCTTCAAATCTCCTAGTTGATAAGAATTGGACTGTGAAG GTTGGCGATTTTGGTTTGTCACGTCTCAAGCATGCAACGTTTCTCACTACTAAGACTGGGAAAGGAACG CCTCAATGGATGGCGCCAGAAGTTCTTCGCAATGAACCTTCCGATGAGAA GTCCGATATTTATAGTTTTGGAGTCATATTATGGGAACTTGCTACTGGGAAGATACCTTGGGAGAATCTCAACTCAGTGCAG GTAATTGGAACTGTCGGGTTCATGAACCAACGACTTGAGATTCCGAAGGATTTAGATCCACTGTGGGCTTCGATAATAGAGAGTTGCTGGCTCAG TGATCCTCGAAGTCGGCCAACGTTTCTGGAACTGATGGACAAGCTTAGAGAGCTTCAAAGACGATGCGCCATCCAACTTCAGCAAGCCCGTAACTCGGCTGGAGACGGCTCTCAAAAGGGATCATGA